A genomic region of Caulobacter sp. NIBR2454 contains the following coding sequences:
- a CDS encoding DUF6880 family protein: MSNAEKAATAVKKAGARKALNAANLTRLGPERLAALLMEISESGPAIKRRIKLELAAEAGAGVLAAEIARRIDAIDDSRARINWRKYKEFVRDLDAHRQAVAGPLALLDANLALDLIVRLVGLSASLASRIKDTKGELEEVFSEAVTDAAEIAPRAALVDASSLADRLFEIVRYAPPGLSLPLLRATAPALHGQPLVDLRNRLETVSKGRGAPRAWRVGAQILADAQGDVDGFIALFTTSEAVLPPVGAEIARRLLGAGRMEEARKALERSEPDRASAGDPGAMDWTQVQIEVMEALGDAEGAQAARWTSFERDLNPNALRAYLRRLDGFDDVEAEDKAMDLALEHRDVHGALALLVDWPRLDLAARLVAERGDQLAGDKSELLERAARALEGRYPLAATLLLRALIWDVARHADTERYTQAKRWMLEAASLAAALPEDGGYEDHEAFAERVARLRRW, encoded by the coding sequence TTGAGCAACGCGGAAAAGGCGGCGACGGCGGTCAAGAAGGCCGGAGCCCGCAAGGCTCTCAACGCCGCCAACCTGACTCGCCTCGGGCCCGAGCGTCTGGCCGCCCTGCTCATGGAAATCTCCGAAAGCGGCCCGGCCATAAAGCGACGCATCAAGCTGGAGCTGGCGGCGGAGGCGGGAGCTGGGGTCCTGGCCGCTGAGATCGCACGCCGCATCGACGCCATCGACGACAGCCGGGCTCGGATCAACTGGCGAAAGTACAAGGAGTTCGTGCGCGATCTGGACGCTCATCGCCAGGCGGTGGCCGGTCCGCTCGCGCTGCTGGACGCGAACCTGGCTCTCGACCTCATCGTGCGCCTCGTAGGCCTGTCGGCGAGCCTCGCCAGCCGGATCAAGGACACCAAGGGCGAGCTTGAAGAAGTCTTTTCAGAAGCGGTGACCGACGCCGCCGAGATCGCGCCCAGAGCCGCCCTAGTCGATGCATCCAGCTTGGCGGACCGGCTGTTCGAGATCGTGCGCTACGCTCCACCGGGGCTGTCGCTGCCCTTGCTTCGGGCCACGGCGCCAGCCCTGCATGGCCAACCCCTGGTCGACCTTCGAAATCGGCTGGAGACGGTCTCCAAGGGGCGAGGCGCACCGCGCGCCTGGCGGGTGGGCGCGCAGATCCTGGCCGATGCGCAAGGAGACGTTGACGGCTTCATCGCTCTGTTCACGACGTCGGAAGCCGTTCTGCCGCCGGTCGGCGCCGAAATCGCCAGGCGTCTGCTCGGCGCGGGACGGATGGAGGAGGCGCGCAAGGCCCTGGAACGATCCGAGCCAGATCGGGCCAGCGCCGGCGATCCCGGCGCAATGGACTGGACGCAGGTCCAGATCGAAGTGATGGAGGCGCTCGGTGACGCTGAAGGCGCTCAGGCGGCGCGATGGACCAGCTTCGAGCGTGACCTGAACCCAAACGCTCTTCGCGCCTACCTGCGGCGTTTGGATGGGTTCGACGACGTGGAGGCCGAAGACAAGGCCATGGACCTGGCGCTGGAACACCGCGATGTCCATGGCGCCCTGGCGCTGCTCGTCGATTGGCCACGGCTGGACTTGGCCGCACGACTGGTCGCCGAGCGGGGGGACCAGCTAGCGGGCGACAAGTCGGAGTTGCTGGAACGCGCCGCCCGCGCGCTGGAAGGGCGCTACCCACTGGCGGCCACGCTGCTGTTGCGGGCCTTGATCTGGGATGTGGCGCGGCACGCCGATACCGAACGTTACACCCAGGCCAAGCGCTGGATGCTGGAAGCAGCCTCGCTCGCCGCGGCCCTGCCTGAGGACGGCGGATACGAAGACCACGAGGCGTTCGCCGAGCGGGTGGCCCGGCTTCGCCGCTGGTGA